From the genome of Flavobacteriales bacterium, one region includes:
- a CDS encoding tetratricopeptide repeat protein encodes MRKLLTILILCSPLLILAQGNEEELATYYYQNGEYEKALLYLEDIYKKKPNDTYFQYYLKSLTETDRMDDAQDLVEKHLKKNRTRLDLYVELGSMLETSGRPDKAKDNYDKAIKELGPGRAQAKKLADAFVRKNKAEYALSTYEKAKRQATDNYPYSYEIASLYGTIGDHEKMIDEYMNLIGYNKGYLRTVQNNLNRTFDFESDDPRVDMLKGSLLKKTQSTTDPIYYEMLIWLFTQRKEFNAAFVQAKAMDKRLQEDGKRMVALGSLCSNNEAYDVAAKCYRYIVDEKGPGTRYYETAKSLELVSAKKALTYDLLPPLEEVKALEGRFSEAISELGPGPESARLLSEQAELNAYYIHDGEKAIVLLDSAMRSPGISQEFRASIKLQLGDALLTQGYIWDASLYYSQVEKDFKEDALGAEAKFRNARVSYYAGDFEWAQGQLDVLKASTSKLISNDAMDLSLLITDNYNLDTIQRPMELYAMADLLTFQNRLDEAVTTLDSINAEYPFHSLDDEIIYLRADIAKKKGDFIQADSMYQEIGAMYFDDILADNALYERAELQERVFKDTDEAMELYKQLFIEYPNSLYAAEARKRFRFLRGDDLEDFEQKEEVIE; translated from the coding sequence ATGCGAAAGCTTCTTACGATCCTGATCCTATGTTCTCCCTTGCTCATTCTCGCTCAGGGAAACGAGGAGGAGTTGGCCACCTACTACTATCAGAATGGTGAGTATGAGAAAGCCCTGCTCTACTTGGAGGATATCTACAAGAAGAAGCCCAACGACACCTATTTCCAGTACTATCTCAAAAGCCTCACCGAGACCGACCGCATGGATGATGCGCAGGATCTGGTAGAGAAGCACCTTAAGAAGAACCGCACCCGACTGGATCTCTATGTGGAACTCGGGAGCATGTTAGAGACATCAGGAAGGCCGGATAAGGCCAAGGACAATTACGACAAGGCCATCAAGGAACTAGGACCGGGCCGTGCTCAGGCCAAGAAACTGGCAGACGCCTTTGTGCGCAAGAACAAAGCCGAGTATGCCTTGAGCACCTACGAGAAGGCCAAGCGTCAAGCGACCGACAATTATCCCTATAGCTACGAGATCGCTAGTCTATATGGCACCATAGGGGATCATGAGAAGATGATCGATGAGTATATGAATCTCATCGGTTATAATAAAGGGTATTTGCGCACCGTCCAGAACAACCTGAACCGCACCTTCGATTTCGAGTCGGATGATCCACGGGTGGATATGCTCAAGGGTTCATTGCTCAAGAAGACCCAGTCTACCACTGACCCCATCTACTATGAGATGTTGATCTGGTTGTTCACGCAACGGAAGGAGTTCAATGCGGCCTTCGTCCAGGCCAAGGCCATGGACAAGCGCCTGCAGGAGGATGGTAAACGCATGGTCGCCTTGGGTAGCTTATGCAGTAATAATGAAGCCTATGACGTAGCGGCCAAATGCTACCGATACATCGTGGACGAGAAGGGTCCGGGCACACGCTACTATGAGACCGCAAAAAGCTTAGAACTGGTCTCGGCCAAAAAGGCTTTGACCTATGACCTTCTTCCCCCATTGGAAGAAGTGAAGGCATTGGAGGGCAGATTTTCGGAGGCCATCAGTGAGTTGGGTCCTGGACCGGAGTCGGCCCGGCTTCTGTCTGAACAGGCAGAGCTCAATGCCTATTACATCCACGATGGAGAAAAGGCTATCGTACTCTTGGATAGCGCGATGCGGAGTCCAGGGATCTCGCAGGAGTTCAGAGCATCGATAAAACTACAGTTGGGAGATGCCTTGCTCACGCAAGGGTACATCTGGGATGCTTCCCTCTACTATTCGCAGGTCGAGAAGGATTTCAAAGAAGATGCATTGGGTGCAGAGGCCAAGTTCCGCAACGCACGTGTCTCCTACTACGCAGGGGATTTCGAGTGGGCCCAAGGGCAATTGGATGTATTAAAAGCATCCACTAGCAAATTGATCTCCAATGATGCCATGGATCTATCCCTGCTCATCACGGACAACTATAATCTGGACACCATCCAGCGACCCATGGAACTCTATGCCATGGCCGATCTACTCACTTTCCAGAACCGATTGGATGAAGCAGTGACCACCTTGGATAGTATCAATGCAGAGTATCCCTTTCATAGTCTGGACGATGAGATCATCTACCTACGTGCCGATATCGCCAAGAAAAAAGGGGATTTCATACAGGCGGATAGCATGTATCAAGAGATCGGGGCCATGTACTTCGATGATATTCTGGCCGACAATGCGCTCTATGAGCGGGCCGAGTTACAAGAGCGTGTCTTCAAGGACACCGATGAGGCCATGGAATTGTATAAGCAGCTTTTCATCGAATACCCCAACAGTCTATACGCAGCAGAAGCACGCAAACGCTTCCGCTTCTTGCGAGGAGATGACCTGGAGGATTTCGAGCAGAAAGAAGAGGTCATCGAATGA